Part of the Geodermatophilus obscurus DSM 43160 genome is shown below.
TCGGACGCCGTGGACCTGGTCGTCATCAGCCATGCTCACGAGGATCACCTGGCGGGACTGCACCTGTTCCCGGACCTGCCGGTCCTCGCACACCCCGCCGAGGTCGGCACCGTCCGCTCCCCGGAGGTCCTGCTCGCAGGCTTCGGGATGAGATCCTCCGAGGCCGGGGGCTTCCGGGAACAACTCCGGGACACGTTCCACTTCAGCGAGCGCCAGCACGTCGGCACGTTCGAGGACGGCGACGTGGTGGACCTGGGTGGCCGGACCCTGACCGTCCTGCACCTGCCGGGGCACACCGCGGGTCACTGTGGCTTCCTGGTCGAGCCTGACGGGTTCCTCTTCCTCGGGGACATCGACCTCACGTCCTTTGGTCCCTACTACGGCGACCTCTCCAGCAGCCTCGACGACTTCCTCACGTCGATCGGACGACTCCGCGACGTGGACGCCCGCTGGTACGGGACATCACACCAGGTCGGCGTGCTCGACGACCGACAGGCGTTCCTCGATGCTCTGGACCGCTTCACCGCGGTGGTCGACCGCAGGGACGAGACGCTGCTGCGGCTGCTACGGCAGCCACGAACCCTGGCCGACGTCGTCGCACACCGACTGGTGTACCGGCCGCACGTCCGGCTGCCATTCGTCGAGGCGGTCGAGCGCCGGACCGCGTCCCTGCACCTGGAGCGGCTCGAGCGCCACGGCCTCGTCGTCCCCACCGACGGCGGCTACCTCGCCGTGTGACGGACACAGCTCCGTGGCGGCCGTACCGCTCGGCTCCGGGACACCCCCTGCGGAGCCGAGAACATCGTCCGCGGCCCCACAAGAGGTGATGGCCGGAGTTCACGCAGCGGATAGGCAACGACTGCGCGAAAGCGCCACTTGGCCTGCGCGGATGCGCGCAGGCGCCGCTGGGGTCGTGTTGCTGACCGAGCACCCCGCGGCCTTCACCGCCGAGCACGGCGTGGTGCTGTGGGCGCGACGATGTTGCGGGCGATCAACAGCCTGCCGGCCGACGACCCCGCTCAGGCACTGACTCCCGCATGACGTCGGCGGCGCACCGACGTGCAGCGGATCGACCCAGCCCAGCTGGTGTTCGTCGACGAGTGCGGTACGCACACCTCGATGACCCGCCGGACAGCCCGCGCGCCCCGCGGCATCCGCGCCCGGGGAACGGTGCTGCGACCGCGGCCGGGGACCACGCTGATCGCCGGGTCGTCGCAGGCCGCGGATGAGTCCGGCGATGACGGTGGAGGGCGGCACCACCGCCGCGGTGTTCGCCGCCTACCTGGAGCAGGTGCTTCTTCCCGCGCTGCGGCCCGGGCAGGTGATGGTCGACGACGTCGGCGCGCACGAGCCCGACCGGATGCGTGCCCTGGTCGAGGCCGCCGGCTGGTCCTCCTGCCGGCCTACTCGCCGGACCTCCCTCCGGTCGAGGCGGCAGCAGAATCAAGACGCTGGTCCAGGCCGCTGGAGCATTCACCCGGGCGGCGCTGGACGCCGCCATCGCTGTAGCCCTGGCAGCGGTCACCGCCAGCGATGCAGCCGGCTGGTTCACCCACGCCGGCCCCCCACCCACCTGCACGTCGTAGGTGATGCGCCGGCCCCACCGTCAGCGCGTCCAGCTCGTAGCCCTCGATGGCCTCCGACGCCGTCCCGTTCGCACTGTGTGCACACATCGCCAACAAGAGGACGCGGCAAGGCCAGAGCGACCCCTTCGACCATCACCGGCGACAGCGCCCCCGCCGGGTCAGCGGGTCTGGCCGAAGAA
Proteins encoded:
- a CDS encoding MBL fold metallo-hydrolase; translation: MRGPDVQYGGVTLLASPEGGRYPSGNSLLISGTNRTVLVDASIEVHRRGGLSDAVDLVVISHAHEDHLAGLHLFPDLPVLAHPAEVGTVRSPEVLLAGFGMRSSEAGGFREQLRDTFHFSERQHVGTFEDGDVVDLGGRTLTVLHLPGHTAGHCGFLVEPDGFLFLGDIDLTSFGPYYGDLSSSLDDFLTSIGRLRDVDARWYGTSHQVGVLDDRQAFLDALDRFTAVVDRRDETLLRLLRQPRTLADVVAHRLVYRPHVRLPFVEAVERRTASLHLERLERHGLVVPTDGGYLAV